Proteins from a genomic interval of Sphingobacterium sp. SYP-B4668:
- a CDS encoding Gfo/Idh/MocA family protein: MSIKDKMSYSRREFVKTGVLGAAASVAAIGFPTIVPASVFGKNAPSNKINIGQIGCGRIAITHDLVETFKHGNAHIMAIADVDRYRLESGKKMVEGWYTKKTGSSTYVDVQMYDNYQDLIANKDIDAVIISTPDHWHAQPAIEAALAGKHIYLQKPTSLTIEEGRQMSDIVRKTGVVFQLGSQQRSINPFPQFKNACELVRNGRIGKLKSVQIGLPADPSGGVTTEMPIPVGLNYDMWLGSTPHIYYAEDRVHSPTDIGSRGGWLRLEQFGAGMITGWGVHHIDIAHWGMDTELTGPIEVEAHADFPKSGLWNVHGDYQVHAKYANGVDMYMDSKYPNGVKFEGTNGWIFVTRGNVGVTASDPGAGAPPSKIFHASDPKILSSKIEPNEIHLYESQEQHANWLDCIKSGKVTVSPVEVAHRSCSACLVAHAAMKFNKKLYWDPKKEVFKDNVEANKLLSRPQRYPYGTNYILEKNG, encoded by the coding sequence ATGAGTATAAAAGATAAAATGAGTTATAGCAGACGGGAGTTTGTGAAAACGGGGGTGCTAGGTGCTGCCGCGTCGGTTGCAGCGATAGGCTTTCCGACCATCGTTCCGGCTTCAGTTTTTGGGAAGAATGCCCCAAGCAATAAAATCAATATCGGGCAAATAGGTTGTGGACGAATAGCAATCACCCATGATTTGGTCGAAACGTTCAAACATGGCAATGCTCATATTATGGCCATTGCGGATGTGGACCGTTATCGGTTGGAAAGCGGTAAAAAAATGGTAGAGGGATGGTATACAAAGAAAACGGGAAGTTCGACCTATGTCGATGTACAGATGTATGATAATTATCAAGATTTGATTGCCAACAAGGATATCGATGCTGTAATCATCAGTACTCCCGATCATTGGCATGCTCAGCCAGCAATAGAAGCAGCTCTGGCAGGGAAGCACATTTATCTGCAAAAACCCACCTCACTGACCATTGAAGAAGGACGGCAGATGAGTGATATTGTGCGGAAGACCGGTGTGGTATTTCAGCTTGGTAGTCAACAACGCTCCATCAATCCCTTTCCTCAGTTTAAGAACGCCTGTGAATTAGTGAGGAATGGTCGGATAGGTAAGCTCAAGAGCGTACAAATAGGTCTTCCTGCTGACCCGTCAGGTGGGGTGACCACGGAGATGCCTATACCGGTGGGTTTGAACTACGATATGTGGCTAGGGTCGACACCTCATATCTATTATGCCGAAGATCGTGTCCACTCGCCTACAGATATTGGGTCAAGGGGTGGGTGGTTGAGATTAGAACAATTTGGTGCGGGTATGATTACAGGGTGGGGTGTACATCATATTGATATTGCCCATTGGGGCATGGACACAGAACTCACTGGGCCTATAGAGGTGGAGGCTCATGCTGATTTTCCCAAATCAGGACTATGGAATGTGCATGGTGACTACCAAGTGCATGCAAAGTATGCCAATGGAGTAGATATGTATATGGATAGCAAATACCCAAATGGAGTCAAATTTGAGGGGACGAATGGTTGGATATTCGTGACAAGGGGAAATGTTGGAGTGACGGCTTCTGACCCAGGGGCAGGTGCTCCTCCAAGTAAGATATTTCATGCAAGTGATCCTAAGATATTGAGTTCGAAGATTGAGCCGAACGAAATACATCTCTACGAAAGTCAAGAGCAACATGCTAATTGGTTAGACTGTATCAAGAGTGGGAAGGTGACGGTTAGTCCGGTGGAAGTGGCGCACCGCTCATGCAGTGCCTGCTTGGTAGCACATGCGGCTATGAAGTTTAATAAAAAATTATACTGGGACCCTAAGAAAGAGGTGTTTAAAGATAATGTAGAGGCGAACAAATTATTGTCTAGACCGCAAAGATATCCATATGGGACTAATTATATCCTCGAGAAAAATGGCTAA
- a CDS encoding ThuA domain-containing protein → MKILNSNLKVIVVLLLCLIVAAPVRAMEKPSNLKNKKILIYTKNGEGYVHDNIPFAVKALEKLGKMHQFQTDVSDNPAVFTAENLKQYTLILFPSTNNDVFDTDAQRLAFRRYMQAGGGFIGLHSVTGTERNWTWFKRMVGCTFSWHAANQQYIVKVIDANHPTMVGLPKEWNVKDECYFGKELYPGTHVLMAHDVTSLDASKPADAERIKQFSAPFFELYPAAWHQQFDGGHVWVTALGHDKEVYEDPTFVTHILQGIDFVAGQVKKLDYSRAYADSRDTPVRY, encoded by the coding sequence ATGAAAATCTTGAATTCCAATCTTAAGGTGATTGTCGTGCTTTTACTTTGCCTAATTGTCGCTGCGCCCGTTAGGGCTATGGAGAAACCTTCAAATTTAAAAAATAAAAAAATATTGATTTACACCAAAAATGGTGAGGGCTATGTGCATGACAACATTCCCTTTGCAGTAAAGGCATTGGAAAAATTGGGTAAAATGCATCAATTTCAGACCGATGTATCTGATAATCCAGCGGTTTTTACAGCTGAAAATCTGAAGCAATATACTTTAATACTATTTCCGAGTACAAATAATGATGTATTTGATACCGATGCCCAGCGCTTGGCATTTAGAAGATATATGCAAGCAGGAGGAGGTTTCATTGGACTCCATTCAGTAACCGGTACTGAAAGAAATTGGACGTGGTTTAAGCGGATGGTAGGATGTACATTTTCATGGCATGCAGCTAATCAACAATATATTGTCAAGGTAATAGATGCCAATCATCCTACTATGGTGGGCTTACCGAAGGAGTGGAATGTGAAGGACGAATGCTATTTTGGCAAAGAGTTGTACCCAGGTACACATGTGCTGATGGCGCATGATGTCACAAGCTTGGATGCTTCTAAGCCGGCGGATGCCGAAAGGATAAAGCAATTCTCTGCCCCATTTTTTGAATTGTATCCAGCGGCCTGGCATCAACAATTCGACGGTGGACATGTGTGGGTCACCGCACTGGGACATGATAAGGAGGTTTATGAAGACCCGACTTTTGTGACACATATCCTTCAGGGGATTGACTTTGTGGCGGGTCAGGTGAAAAAGCTCGATTATAGTAGAGCATATGCTGATTCAAGAGATACCCCAGTGCGCTACTAA
- a CDS encoding LacI family DNA-binding transcriptional regulator translates to MQPIKEVTIYDIAEKLNLSPTTISRGLKDHPAINKKTKKRINDTALEMGYRSNTFASNLRSQRTHTIGVIIPKMNSNFMSTVLSGMEKIANEANYNLIISQSLESAEKEMLNIKTMFNNRVDGLMISIAYDTIDYSIFDLFINKNIPLLFFDRTIDHPLCPNIEIDNQKSAYIATKHLISQGCENIVHITGNQQRNVYAERQKGYETALLEAQLPIKEGNTLVSTLDEQSGIDAAEAILEMHPLPDAVFVDNDNCAANCMIHLIEKGIQIPEQIAFVGFNNDPIAKIIRPTLTTINYPGFEMGQIAAKKLIAHLNGEESLTTTNYIGLRSELIPRESSARIKSKQQIDDEGAPQ, encoded by the coding sequence ATGCAACCGATTAAAGAAGTAACGATTTACGACATCGCTGAAAAGCTCAATTTATCACCGACAACAATAAGCAGAGGCCTTAAAGACCACCCTGCCATCAATAAGAAAACAAAGAAAAGAATCAACGACACCGCCTTGGAAATGGGCTATCGCTCTAATACATTTGCCAGTAACCTCCGCAGTCAACGCACACACACGATCGGGGTAATTATCCCGAAAATGAACAGCAACTTCATGTCGACAGTACTCTCCGGCATGGAAAAAATAGCCAACGAAGCCAATTACAACCTCATTATAAGCCAATCACTTGAATCGGCAGAAAAGGAAATGCTAAACATCAAAACCATGTTTAACAATCGGGTTGATGGCCTCATGATTTCGATCGCCTACGACACCATAGACTACTCGATATTTGACCTTTTCATAAACAAGAATATCCCTTTACTCTTCTTTGATCGCACGATCGACCATCCGTTATGCCCAAACATTGAAATCGACAATCAAAAATCAGCCTATATAGCCACCAAGCACCTCATCTCGCAAGGATGTGAAAACATTGTACATATCACGGGCAACCAACAGAGAAATGTATATGCCGAACGACAAAAGGGATATGAAACCGCGCTGCTAGAAGCACAACTCCCAATCAAAGAAGGAAACACCCTAGTATCCACCCTGGATGAGCAATCAGGCATAGATGCTGCTGAGGCAATCCTAGAAATGCACCCCCTTCCTGACGCCGTATTTGTAGACAACGACAACTGTGCCGCCAACTGCATGATACATCTGATAGAAAAAGGCATCCAAATCCCTGAACAAATAGCATTCGTAGGTTTCAACAACGACCCAATAGCCAAGATTATCCGTCCAACCCTCACAACAATCAATTATCCCGGCTTCGAAATGGGACAAATAGCAGCCAAGAAGCTAATCGCTCACCTCAATGGCGAAGAGAGCCTAACTACCACAAATTACATCGGACTTCGATCCGAACTCATACCTCGAGAATCCTCTGCAAGAATCAAATCAAAACAACAAATCGACGACGAGGGCGCTCCACAATAA
- a CDS encoding SDR family NAD(P)-dependent oxidoreductase, translated as MKNQSKRKIAIITGGSSGLGYAIAEKFVANEIYTILIGRNEKNLKNASENLGALSSYIVFDVTSLQDIPQLVTKVITSYGCIDILVNNAGINLKKDFVDVTDDEFQHIILTNLTAVFSLSREVSKYMLSNQKGTIINISSMASQYGIPKVMAYTASKSGIEGMTRAMAVELSPFGIRINCIAPGFIATDMSAKALNNDPERKNKVLSRTPMGKLGAPADVGDLAYFLASDQAKFITGTVIPVDGGNSIGF; from the coding sequence ATGAAAAATCAAAGCAAAAGAAAAATTGCTATCATCACAGGCGGCAGTTCAGGTCTAGGTTATGCTATTGCCGAAAAATTTGTGGCCAATGAAATATACACCATACTTATCGGAAGGAATGAAAAAAATCTAAAAAATGCTTCCGAAAATCTAGGGGCCTTATCATCTTATATCGTATTTGACGTAACTTCACTACAAGATATACCTCAGCTAGTAACAAAAGTAATAACTTCCTACGGCTGCATAGATATCCTTGTCAATAACGCTGGAATTAATCTGAAGAAAGATTTTGTAGATGTAACGGACGATGAATTCCAGCATATAATACTAACCAATCTTACAGCCGTATTTTCATTATCGCGTGAGGTTTCCAAATACATGCTAAGCAATCAAAAAGGCACCATTATTAATATTAGTTCCATGGCTTCGCAATATGGGATTCCTAAAGTCATGGCCTACACGGCATCCAAGTCGGGTATTGAAGGAATGACAAGAGCCATGGCAGTAGAGCTGTCTCCTTTCGGAATCCGTATTAACTGCATCGCCCCAGGGTTCATTGCCACAGACATGTCTGCAAAAGCCTTGAACAATGACCCCGAACGAAAAAACAAAGTATTATCTCGAACACCCATGGGCAAATTGGGAGCCCCCGCTGACGTAGGAGACCTAGCATACTTCTTGGCTTCTGATCAGGCAAAGTTTATCACAGGGACAGTCATACCAGTAGATGGAGGAAATTCCATCGGCTTTTAG
- a CDS encoding HmuY family protein, which produces MNINRQIVASGVQVKYIFFAFLFIGLISSCDKGSDPKPDEEVPPPDDTTPTDENMFYKLHRVENFQGTQDNNFEDAATTIYYSLESKKAMAADYKQTNRWDMAFGGLLNSFVSGNNGSNSTNSGYGNTAKGGITIVEKPFDQVTDIPADAQFKTGGQLIGTDNYGEFGEGIGWYLYDFGGTIVRDGAYANQHIAYALDKSLTLKNGTVVPPRTVIIRTAKGNYAKIKMISLYKDQYERAQWTRSSPKVYFTFEYVLAPAGSSKFEIK; this is translated from the coding sequence ATGAATATCAACAGACAAATTGTAGCCTCAGGCGTCCAGGTAAAATATATCTTTTTTGCCTTTCTATTCATCGGACTAATTTCATCTTGTGATAAAGGCAGTGACCCTAAACCCGATGAGGAAGTCCCCCCACCGGATGACACTACACCCACGGATGAAAACATGTTTTATAAGCTACATCGGGTAGAAAACTTTCAGGGAACCCAAGACAATAATTTTGAAGATGCGGCAACAACAATCTATTATAGTTTAGAAAGCAAAAAAGCGATGGCTGCAGATTACAAACAAACAAATCGTTGGGATATGGCGTTTGGAGGTTTACTAAATAGCTTTGTATCTGGCAACAACGGCAGTAATTCTACGAATTCTGGATATGGTAACACAGCCAAGGGGGGTATTACTATCGTCGAAAAACCCTTTGACCAAGTGACAGATATACCTGCGGATGCGCAGTTTAAGACCGGGGGCCAACTTATTGGAACGGATAATTACGGTGAGTTTGGCGAAGGGATAGGTTGGTACCTGTATGACTTTGGCGGTACCATCGTGCGTGATGGTGCTTATGCCAATCAGCACATAGCCTATGCACTAGACAAATCACTAACCTTAAAAAATGGTACCGTGGTCCCTCCACGTACTGTCATTATCCGCACTGCAAAGGGAAATTACGCAAAAATCAAAATGATATCACTTTATAAAGATCAATATGAACGTGCGCAATGGACAAGGTCCTCACCAAAAGTGTATTTCACATTTGAATATGTATTGGCTCCTGCAGGAAGCTCGAAATTTGAAATTAAATAA
- a CDS encoding DUF1579 family protein: protein MKNHSVAHNQLSKFVGKWHTEGLIPGTHNTPAISIKGTDTYMWIVDGYFLLHTADVTIGDDNSQTHEIIGYDYLNNHYTMQHYNNKGNSGLMTATVKDNIWTFVGDDLRFTGGFNEEEDEFTGIWEHHSMTSGWSHLMNIKLSKKIETK, encoded by the coding sequence ATGAAAAACCATAGTGTAGCGCATAATCAGTTAAGCAAATTTGTCGGAAAGTGGCACACTGAGGGCCTGATCCCAGGTACTCATAATACTCCAGCGATAAGCATCAAAGGAACGGATACATATATGTGGATTGTAGATGGTTACTTTTTACTTCATACAGCCGATGTAACAATCGGAGACGACAACAGTCAAACTCATGAAATCATTGGTTACGATTATTTAAATAATCACTATACCATGCAACACTATAATAACAAAGGCAACTCTGGGCTGATGACAGCGACAGTTAAGGATAACATTTGGACCTTCGTTGGAGATGACCTACGATTTACAGGTGGATTTAATGAGGAGGAAGACGAATTTACTGGTATCTGGGAACACCATTCAATGACTAGCGGTTGGAGCCATCTTATGAATATTAAGTTATCCAAAAAGATTGAAACAAAATAA